Proteins co-encoded in one Aspergillus flavus chromosome 2, complete sequence genomic window:
- a CDS encoding inorganic phosphate transporter, with protein sequence MGLIPRVKLYLNPWGNYEDFQHHAPAQRRNFIISRLESARRREWLWVVVVAGVGFFADAYCIFSVNMVVPMISEVYWGSLDAKPDRVHNYEVGLSIITLAGALVGQVLFGIAADIWGRRKMYGLELVVLIFSTLGMSMASSGKFDSMSIIGVLLFWRFFMGLGVGADYPLSAVICSEFVTPFPPYSTANIYVRLAPTRIRGRMLAAVFLCQSLGEAAAAVVALIAVAGFRHSLPNDPEIRECTGSCVQNLDSIWRLIVGLGAVPAFIAIWFRLTIIESPRYTTDVLQNSLQAAADVSQFYQSAEISSASSLGHESLHPVGETISLSPTQTGQYGFMPSVISRQPSSVELENASSPPLHFWRDLRSFLKQKRNLRTLVATSLCWFCLDLPFYGLGLMNVDIINTIWYGNHIPSAGVYESLLRVSYQSIVVVSSGAIVGSCIAVLTIDRIGRRNLQLLGFCLLFILNVIIGAAFRYLSTHGDSSALVVLYVLTQIFFNFGPNTTTYIVPAELFPTRFRATCHGISAASGKLGSILAQCFLGYVDFGNGATWRNVPDWLGYALLCLSFFMLMGLIATLWIPETRDKEGNNKSLERITEDMQAKDVPSVDEEDNGSIHTQATTSLPGPDWRSD encoded by the exons ATGGGTCTCATACCTCGGGTGAAGTTATATCTGAATCCATGGGGGAACTATGAGGACTTTCAGCATCATGCG CCAGCACAACGGCGAAACTTTATCATCAGCCGGTTAGAGAGTGCCAGACGCAGGGAATGGCTCTGGGTGGTAGTGGTCGCCGGGGTTGGCTTTTTTGCTGACGCATACTGT ATCTTCTCCGTAAACATGGTCGTCCCTATGATCAGCGAAGTCTATTGGGGTAGCTTGGATGCCAAGCCTGACCGCGTTCACAACTATGAAGTCGGTCTTAGCATCATCACCTTAGCAGGTGCGCTCGTAGGCCAGGTTCTTTTTGGTATCGCTGCGGATATCTGGGGTCGCCGAAAGATGTATGGATTGGAGTTGGTTGTTCTGATCTTCAGCACTCTTGGGATGTCCATGGCCTCCTCCGGTAAGTTTGACTCTATGTCAATTATCGGCGTTCTTCTGTTCTGGCGGTTCTTTATGGGCTTGGGAGTTGGAGCCGACTACCCTCTGTCTGCTGTTATTTGCTCCGAGTTCGTGACCCCTTTTCCTCCATATAGCACAGCTAACATCTATGTCAGACTTGCACCTACTCGCATAAGAGGTCGTATGTTGGCGGCTGTCTTCCTCTGTCAGTCACTCGGAGAGGCTGCGGCGGCTGTCGTCGCTCTCATCGCTGTGGCAGGCTTTCGACATAGTCTGCCTAATGATCCAGAAATTCGAGAGTGCACAGGATCCTGTGTTCAAAATTTAGACAGCATATGGAGGTTAATAGTAGGTCTGGGTGCGGTACCTGCCTTTATTGCCATCTGGTTTCGATTGACGATCATCGAATCACCCCGTTATACAACGGATGTCTTGCAGAACAGCCTTCAAGCTGCCGCAGATGTGTCTCAGTTCTATCAGTCAGCAGAGATTTCCTCGGCTTCGAGTCTAGGCCATGAGTCGCTCCATCCAGTCGGAGAGACGATATCACTGTCTCCCACCCAAACTGGTCAATATGGCTTTATGCCATCCGTCATCTCTCGTCAACCAAGTTCTGTGGAATTGGAGAATGCCTCAAGCCCTCCACTTCACTTCTGGAGAGATTTGAGAAGTTTTCTGAAACAGAAGCGCAACCTCCGAACGCTAGTGGCAACATCCTTATGCTGGTTTTGTCTCGATCTGCCGTTCTACGGATTGGGATTGATGAATGTGGATATTATAAATACCATTTGGTATGGTAACCATATTCCGTCTGCCGGAGTGTATGAGTCGCTTCTCCGGGTCTCTTACCAGAGTATCGTGGTCGTATCATCTGGCGCTATCGTCGGTAGCTGCATAGCGGTGCTAACAATCGACCGAATCGGGCGCCGGAATCTGCAGCTGCTCGGCTTCTGTTTACTTTTCATTCTCAACGTGATTATTGGTGCTGCATTCAGATATTTGAGCACACACGGCGACTCATCGGCTTTGGTTGTACTTTATGTTCTGACTCAGATATTTTTCAACTTTG GACCGAACACCACAACATACATT GTCCCTGCCGAGCTCTTCCCAACCCGCTTTCGCGCCACTTGCCATGGCATCTCAGCTGCCTCCGGAAAACTAGGTTCCATTCTTGCACAATGCTTCTTGGGATATGTTGACTTCGGCAATGGTGCAACCTGGCGAAATGTGCCAGATTGGCTAGGATATGCACTTCTTTG CCTATCATTCTTCATGCTCATGGGTCTTATTGCTACCTTATGGATCCCTGAGACTAGGGATAAGGAGGGGAACAATAAGTCCCTCGAGCGTATCACCGAGGATATGCAGGCAAAAGATGTACCTTctgtggatgaggaagatAATGGCAGCATTCACACCCAGGCTACTACGTCTCTGCCTGGGCCGGATTGGAGATCGGACTGA